The sequence CCAGCGGTGCCTGCGCACCTCGGCGGAGGCGTTTTTTACCACCACATACTGCATGAATGCCGTGTTCGAGCCGTCAACAGCGAACGACGCAGGCCCCGGCCACCGGCCGCGGTCGACCATAAGAATCTGGCCGCGAGAAAGTCAGCCCTGGCCGGAGTCGCAATTCCGACGCCGAAGTGTCAGGCCTTGGTGATGGACACCCGCACGCCGTCCCCGATTTCCACGGAATCGGTCGGGTCGCCGAATTCGAAACTGGTCGCCAAGATTTCTCCGGCGATCAACTCGGCATGAGTCTGCGCCCAGGCCAGCCGCTGCTCGGGCACCGCGATCACCACACTGATCCGGTCGGACACCTCCAGGCCGCTGCTTTTGCGCAGCTCTTGCAGTTCCCGGATGCGGTCCTTGGCCCAGCCCTCGGCTTCCAGTTCGGGCGTCACGGCGCTGTCGAGCACCACCAGGCCGGCGCCTTCGGGCAACGCGACGGTGTACTCCGGGTCGGCGGCCACCAGCTTGGAGGTGTACTCGCCCTCGAGCAAGGTCAACGTCCCGGCGCTCAGCGTGCCGTCCGGGTTGACGACGCCCTCGCCCGCTTTGACCGCTTTGATCGCGGCCTGCACGTCCTTGCCCAGGCGGGGACCGGCCACCTTCGCGTTGACCGCCAGATCGAATCGCCCGTAGCCGGCGATGTCGTCGGTCAGCTCGACCGCCTTGACATTCAGCTCGTCGGCGATCAGGTCGGTGAACGGTGCCAGCCGCTGCGGGTCGTCGACGGCGACGGTGAGTTTGGGCAGCGGCAACCGGACCCGCAGTTGGTGCGCCTTGCGCACCGACGACGCAGCCGAGCACACCTCGCGCACCTGGTCCATCGCCGCGACCAGCGCGGCGTCCGCGGGCAGATCGGCGGCCTCGGGCCAGTCGGTCAGGTGGACCGACCGCTCCCCGGTGACACCGCGCCAGATCACCTCGGTGGTGAGCGGCAGCAACGGCGCGGCCAGCCGCGCGGTGACCTCCAGCACGGTGTGCAGGGTGTCGATCGCGTCGGCGTCTTCGTCCCAGAACCGTTGCCGGGAGCGCCGCACATACCAGTTGGTCAGTGCTTCGGTGAACTGTCGCAGTTGCTCGCAGGCACCGGAGATGTCGCAGACGTCCAGGGCCTCGGTCAGGTCGTCGCGCAGCGACGCCAGCTTGGCCAGGATGTAACGATCCAGCACGTGTGCCGAATCGGTGCGCCAGACACCGGGTTTCGGGGCATACAGCGTCAGGAAGCTGTAGGCGTTGGTCAGCGGCAGCATCACCTGGCGCACGCCTTCCCGGATGCCCGCCTCGGTGACGATCAGGTTCCCGCCGCGCAGGATCGGCGAGGCCATCAGGAACCAGCGCATGGCGTCGGAGCCGTCGCGGTCGAACACCTCGCTCACGTCCGGGTAGTTGCGCAACGACTTGCTCATCTTCTGCCCGTCGCTGCCCAGCACAATGCCGTGCGCCACACAGGTTTTGAACGCCGGTCGGTCGAACAACGCGGTCGCCAGCACATGCATCATGTAGAACCAGCCGCGGGTCTGGCCGATGTATTCGACGATGAAGTCACCCGGGTAGTGAGCTGCCTGCCCCGCGCCGCCGTCGAACCATTCGGAGTTTTCGAACGGGTAATGCACCTGGGCATACGGCATGGACCCGGAGTCGAACCACACGTCCAGCACGTCGGGGATCCGCCGCATCGTCGAACGGCCGGTCGGGTCGTCGGGATTGGGCCGGGTCAGCTCGTCGATATAGGGCCGGTGCAGATTGTCGGGCCGCACCCCGAAGTCGCGCTCCAGCTCATCCAGGCTGCCGTAGACATCGATCCGCGGGTAGGCCGGATCGTCGGACTTCCACACCGGAATCGGGGTGCCCCAGTAGCGGTTTCGGGAGATCGACCAGTCGCGCGCACCGCGCAGCCAGTTGCCGAAGATCCCGTCCTTGATGTGCTCGGGGTACCAGGTGATCTGCTCGTTGAGTTCGACCATCCGGTCCCGGAATTCGGTGACCCGGACGAACCACGACGATACCGCCTTGTAGATCAGCGGGTTGCGGCAGCGCCAGCAGTGCGGGTACGGGTGCTCGTAGGTCTCATGGCGCACCAGCACCGCGCCGTTGGCCGCGGCCGGGCCGGTGCCGTTCTTGAGGTCGGCGATGATCGCCTTGTTCGCGTCGAAGACGTGCTGGCCGGCGTAGTCGGGCACGGTCGAGTCGAAGCGGCCCTTGGCGTCCACCGGCGTCACCGGGGTGATTCCGGCCGGGTCGGTGGTGTTCTTGTCGTCCTCGCCGTAGGCCGGCGCCAGGTGCACGATGCCGGTGCCGTCCTCGGTGGACACAAAGTCCGCGGCCAGCACCCGGAAGGCATTCGGCGAGTCCATGAAGTACGGGAACGGCGGCGCGTACTGCAGCCCGAGCAGCTCCGAGCCGCGGTAGCTGCCCAGCACCTGGGGCTCGTCGCCCTCGCCCAGACCGAGCTCGCGGGCGTAGGCGCCCAGTCGCGCCTCGGCCAGCAGGTATCGTCGCTCCCCCGCCGCGACCTGCACATACGTCACGTCCGGGTTGACCGCGACCGCCTGGTTGGACGGCAGTGTCCACGGGGTGGTGGTCCACACCAACAGGTGAGCGCCCTCGAGATCACCGGCCGGTCCGCCGCCGACGATCCGGAACCCGACGGTCAGCGCCGGGTCTTGGCGGCTCTTGTAGACGTCGTCGTCCATCCGCAGCTCGTGGTTGGACAGCGGGGTCTCGTCGCGCCAGCAGTACGGCAGCACCCGGTAGCCCTCGTAGGCCAGGCCCTTGTCCCAGAGCTGCTTGAACGCCCACAGCACCGACTCCATGAACGGCAGGTCGAGGGTCTTGTAGTCGTTGTCGAAGTCCACCCAGCGGGCCTGGCGGGTGACGTAGGCCTGCCACTCGGAGGTGTAGCGCAGCACCGACTCCCGGCACGCCTGGTTGAACGCGGCGATGCCCATGGCGTCGATCTGCGACTTGTCGGTGATGCCGAGCTGGCGCTCCACCTCAAGCTCGGCGGGCAGCCCGTGGGTGTCCCAACCGAACCGGCGCTCCACCTTGTAGCCGCGCATGGTGCGGTAGCGCGGCACGATGTCCTTGACGTAGCCGGTCAGCAGATGTCCGTAGTGCGGCAGGCCGTTGGCGAACGGCGGCCCGTCGTAGAACACGTACTCCTGCGCGCCGTCACGGCGGGCGATGCTGGCCCGGAAAGTGTCGTCGGCGCCCCAGTAGTCGAGGACCTCGGCCTCGGCTGCCGGGAAGTCGGGGGCGCCGGCGGCCGGCTTCGGATAGCTGCGTTCGCTCACGGTGTGTTTCTCCCAAGGGCC is a genomic window of Mycolicibacter heraklionensis containing:
- the ileS gene encoding isoleucine--tRNA ligase → MSERSYPKPAAGAPDFPAAEAEVLDYWGADDTFRASIARRDGAQEYVFYDGPPFANGLPHYGHLLTGYVKDIVPRYRTMRGYKVERRFGWDTHGLPAELEVERQLGITDKSQIDAMGIAAFNQACRESVLRYTSEWQAYVTRQARWVDFDNDYKTLDLPFMESVLWAFKQLWDKGLAYEGYRVLPYCWRDETPLSNHELRMDDDVYKSRQDPALTVGFRIVGGGPAGDLEGAHLLVWTTTPWTLPSNQAVAVNPDVTYVQVAAGERRYLLAEARLGAYARELGLGEGDEPQVLGSYRGSELLGLQYAPPFPYFMDSPNAFRVLAADFVSTEDGTGIVHLAPAYGEDDKNTTDPAGITPVTPVDAKGRFDSTVPDYAGQHVFDANKAIIADLKNGTGPAAANGAVLVRHETYEHPYPHCWRCRNPLIYKAVSSWFVRVTEFRDRMVELNEQITWYPEHIKDGIFGNWLRGARDWSISRNRYWGTPIPVWKSDDPAYPRIDVYGSLDELERDFGVRPDNLHRPYIDELTRPNPDDPTGRSTMRRIPDVLDVWFDSGSMPYAQVHYPFENSEWFDGGAGQAAHYPGDFIVEYIGQTRGWFYMMHVLATALFDRPAFKTCVAHGIVLGSDGQKMSKSLRNYPDVSEVFDRDGSDAMRWFLMASPILRGGNLIVTEAGIREGVRQVMLPLTNAYSFLTLYAPKPGVWRTDSAHVLDRYILAKLASLRDDLTEALDVCDISGACEQLRQFTEALTNWYVRRSRQRFWDEDADAIDTLHTVLEVTARLAAPLLPLTTEVIWRGVTGERSVHLTDWPEAADLPADAALVAAMDQVREVCSAASSVRKAHQLRVRLPLPKLTVAVDDPQRLAPFTDLIADELNVKAVELTDDIAGYGRFDLAVNAKVAGPRLGKDVQAAIKAVKAGEGVVNPDGTLSAGTLTLLEGEYTSKLVAADPEYTVALPEGAGLVVLDSAVTPELEAEGWAKDRIRELQELRKSSGLEVSDRISVVIAVPEQRLAWAQTHAELIAGEILATSFEFGDPTDSVEIGDGVRVSITKA